One window of the Lysobacter sp. S4-A87 genome contains the following:
- a CDS encoding IS30 family transposase yields the protein MKYRARICYTEGQKALMWDRWQQGDSLHQIARLFDRRHSSVRGILAASGGIRPPQRRRSERTLSLAEREEISRGVVSGQSIRSIAAALGRAPSTVSRELRRNEGSDGYRANRADQAAWDRARRPKTCKLARHRALARQVAAKLQQRWSPQQIAGWLKRIHPDDASGQVSHETIYRTLFIQARGALKQELLGYLRRTRAMRRSRHHTQKADNHGRISDTVSIRERPAAVEDRAVPGHWEGDLLFGSSNSQIATLVERHTRYVMLVKVGGKDTETVIDALINNARRLPKELYRSLTWDRGKEMADHRRFTMATDIQVYFCDPQHPWQRGSNENTNGLLRQYFPKGLDLSTITQAKLDAVARELNGRPRKTLGYETPAERFQQAVASTG from the coding sequence ATGAAGTACCGGGCAAGGATCTGTTACACGGAAGGCCAGAAGGCCCTGATGTGGGACCGCTGGCAACAGGGCGATTCGCTGCACCAAATCGCCCGGCTGTTTGATCGTCGCCACAGCTCGGTTCGCGGGATCCTGGCCGCGTCCGGTGGGATCCGGCCACCTCAGCGCCGCCGTTCTGAGCGGACGCTGAGCTTGGCCGAGCGGGAAGAGATTTCGCGGGGCGTGGTGAGCGGGCAATCGATCCGTTCGATCGCGGCCGCGCTGGGGCGGGCGCCGTCCACAGTGAGCCGCGAACTGCGACGCAACGAGGGTTCTGATGGCTACCGGGCGAACCGGGCCGACCAGGCCGCCTGGGACCGGGCGCGTCGTCCAAAGACTTGTAAGCTGGCCCGGCATCGAGCCTTGGCGCGGCAGGTCGCAGCTAAGCTTCAACAGCGCTGGTCTCCGCAGCAGATCGCCGGATGGCTCAAGCGCATCCATCCAGACGACGCGAGCGGTCAGGTGTCACACGAGACGATCTACCGCACGCTCTTCATCCAAGCCCGAGGCGCCTTAAAACAGGAGCTTCTGGGCTACCTGAGGCGCACGCGAGCAATGCGCCGCTCACGCCACCACACACAGAAGGCCGACAACCACGGCCGCATCAGCGACACCGTATCGATCCGCGAGCGCCCTGCAGCGGTCGAAGACCGGGCCGTGCCGGGCCATTGGGAGGGCGACCTGTTGTTTGGCAGCAGCAACAGTCAGATTGCCACGCTGGTGGAGCGGCATACGCGCTACGTCATGCTGGTGAAGGTCGGCGGCAAGGACACCGAAACGGTCATCGACGCGCTGATCAACAACGCACGGCGCCTGCCGAAGGAACTGTATCGATCGTTGACCTGGGACCGCGGTAAGGAGATGGCTGATCATCGCCGATTCACCATGGCGACCGACATCCAGGTCTACTTCTGCGATCCGCAGCATCCATGGCAGCGCGGTTCAAACGAGAACACCAACGGATTGCTTCGGCAGTACTTCCCCAAGGGTCTCGATCTGTCCACGATCACGCAGGCCAAGCTTGACGCCGTGGCCAGAGAGTTGAACGGACGGCCCCGGAAGACGCTAGGCTACGAAACACCGGCCGAACGATTTCAACAAGCTGTTGCATCGACCGGTTGA
- a CDS encoding DUF1214 domain-containing protein, with the protein MNTPKLVMLAVLTLVSASACNRQSSSPAESTDKQKAAASATPTTSNAVRPTDEPLGGQPPADTKASTSDLEYQVKYQRAFEAVLWGMPAVAIYRFRGAAFSDLGMKDNDIITYSHTASPKLEALTANSSTPYISAFTDLQKGPVVLEVPEAGTPGTLYGQVVDAWQFTIADVGPSGMDKGKATKYLFTPPGYKDKIPAGYLHVPSPNYRIAFAFRSIVGPGMTQTDAFNYAQKLRMYYLSEAANPPKQRFVDPSDKRYATLPFYDERYFKDVYDIFSVEPVREQDKLMMGMLSSLGIERGKPFAPDDTAKRAMRQGAIDAWHYLQGKFDAFPKELLYWPDRHYGTLLNADKNRTFTFEYDDRIALDQRAAQYFWCTYVPKELSESPATQYMTAMADKDGQPLQAGSLYKVNVPADMPVKQFWALTVYDRATFSFIYADPERTTLSSYDLDKIKKNADGSVTLYVGPKAPDGLDANWIPTAGKRPMPTFRFYGPTDALNKKTFVMPDFEKVM; encoded by the coding sequence ATGAATACGCCCAAGTTGGTGATGCTTGCGGTTCTGACCTTGGTCAGCGCGAGCGCTTGCAACCGTCAGTCCAGTTCGCCAGCGGAGAGCACCGACAAACAGAAGGCCGCCGCATCGGCTACACCCACGACTTCCAATGCTGTCCGCCCGACGGACGAACCTCTGGGTGGCCAACCACCCGCGGACACAAAAGCATCTACGTCCGACCTCGAGTATCAGGTCAAGTACCAGCGCGCCTTCGAAGCAGTGCTATGGGGCATGCCGGCCGTGGCGATCTACCGCTTCCGCGGGGCCGCCTTTAGCGACTTGGGAATGAAGGACAACGACATCATCACCTACTCCCACACCGCTTCGCCCAAGCTCGAAGCACTGACCGCCAACAGCAGCACGCCCTATATCTCAGCCTTCACAGACCTGCAGAAGGGGCCGGTGGTGCTGGAGGTTCCTGAGGCAGGCACGCCGGGAACGCTGTACGGCCAGGTGGTAGACGCATGGCAGTTCACCATTGCCGACGTCGGGCCTTCCGGCATGGACAAGGGCAAGGCGACCAAATACCTCTTCACGCCGCCCGGCTACAAGGACAAGATTCCTGCGGGCTACCTGCACGTACCGTCGCCGAACTACCGAATCGCCTTTGCCTTCCGGTCGATCGTGGGTCCGGGCATGACGCAGACCGACGCGTTCAACTATGCGCAGAAGCTGCGGATGTATTACCTCTCCGAAGCGGCCAATCCGCCCAAACAGCGTTTCGTGGACCCGTCCGACAAGCGTTACGCCACACTGCCGTTCTACGACGAGCGTTACTTCAAGGACGTGTACGACATCTTCAGCGTCGAGCCCGTGCGCGAGCAGGACAAGTTGATGATGGGCATGCTCTCGTCGTTGGGCATCGAGCGCGGCAAGCCATTCGCGCCGGACGATACCGCCAAGCGGGCGATGCGCCAAGGCGCCATCGATGCCTGGCATTACCTGCAGGGCAAATTCGATGCGTTCCCCAAGGAGCTGCTGTACTGGCCTGATCGCCACTACGGCACCCTTCTGAACGCCGACAAGAACCGTACCTTCACGTTCGAGTACGACGACCGGATCGCGCTTGATCAACGCGCGGCGCAGTACTTCTGGTGCACGTACGTGCCCAAAGAGTTGAGCGAGTCGCCCGCGACGCAATACATGACCGCGATGGCCGACAAGGACGGGCAACCTTTGCAGGCTGGCAGTCTCTACAAGGTCAATGTTCCGGCGGACATGCCGGTCAAGCAGTTCTGGGCGCTGACCGTTTACGACCGTGCCACGTTCTCTTTCATCTATGCCGATCCGGAGCGGACCACGCTGTCGTCATACGACTTGGACAAGATTAAGAAGAACGCCGATGGCAGCGTGACCCTGTACGTCGGCCCGAAGGCGCCGGATGGCTTGGATGCGAACTGGATTCCAACCGCCGGCAAACGCCCCATGCCTACGTTCCGCTTCTACGGCCCAACGGACGCGCTCAATAAGAAGACCTTCGTAATGCCCGATTTCGAGAAGGTCATGTAG